The Erythrolamprus reginae isolate rEryReg1 chromosome 5, rEryReg1.hap1, whole genome shotgun sequence genome window below encodes:
- the LOC139167678 gene encoding uncharacterized protein isoform X3, with translation MEYKKLFTVGLEVPDDPTILQFKKWVRKFLWENADNEKLIGVHCTNGINRTGYLICRYLIDVEGWDPETAIQAFGEARGHHMDGHIYLTDLKTHPMRSNLGMNMWDADGDIGPPPDDLDGHMDRFPIEEYPRPVKRLRVYDDGPNDLPEQIRMREFDYINKGPGQRRKPYHDHQFHDDMQSPLPQIRQRHFPGHQFHDDCQEEMEIKDLKFSTREPGHRFQPFEDHQLDDDFPGNVSVGDINMNHSQRHRHFADTPYNHRPTGSHFNRGHGERRRPFYNRQSNDNFQSSLQDQNQSFLNKRPVERLRLFQNCPVRDDVHSPMGDFEYVTRGCGQRMVPFFDQQHHSELQRKLSSEDFDDEESDRRNRPFLDNQSYCDFSEKSQLNDFQYRGPEQRLNYFNDHSTHEPYEEYSERGYHFPSREFYAEPPLFHRGYGSDRDNYSRTCRSDCPDDYRKIHSSEVINRGGKARFAPYSSYPTLHSSSSHQELNSISLRSGREHQCEIKREMSQGKRLPVVTIDYNYGLPLDYASEEDDRAHYESHATEHYILK, from the exons ATGGAGTATAAGAAACTTTTTACTGTAGGACTTGAAGTCCCAGATGATCCTACTATTCTACAGTTTAAAAAATGGGTCAGaaaattcctatgggaaaatgcaGACAATG AGAAACTCATTGGAGTACACTGTACTAATGGAATCAATAGAACAGGTTACCTTATATGCAG ATATCTTATTGATGTTGAAGGTTGGGATCCAGAAACAGCAATCCAAG CATTTGGAGAAGCACGTGGTCACCATATGGATGGTCATATATATCTGACAGATCTTAAAACTCACCCAATGAGAAG CAACCTGGGGATGAATATGTGGGATGCTGATGGAGATATTGGGCCTCCGCCCGATGACCTAGATGGACATATGGATCGATTTCCAATTGAAGAATATCCTAG GCCTGTTAAAAGACTAAGAGTTTATGATGATGGTCCCAATGACTTACCAGAACAGATCCGAATGAGAGAGTTTGATTATATTAATAAGGGCCCTGGGCAACGTCGAAAACCATATCATGATCACCAGTTTCATGATGACATGCAGTCACCACTGCCACAAATAAGACAAAGGCATTTCCCTGGCCACCAGTTTCATGATGACTGCCAAGAAGAAATGGAgattaaagatttaaaatttaGTACAAGAGAACCAGGGCACAGATTTCAACCTTTTGAAGACCACCAGCTTGATGATGACTTTCCAGGAAATGTATCAGTTGGAGACATTAATATGAACCATAGTCAAAGGCATAGGCATTTTGCTGACACTCCTTATAACCATAGACCGACAGGTAGCCACTTCAATAGAGGCCATGGGGAAAGACGAAGACCATTTTACAATCGACAGTCTAATGATAATTTTCAGTCATCCTTGCAGGACCAAAATCAGTCGTTCCTGAACAAGAGACCTGTGGAAAGACTAAGACTGTTTCAGAACTGTCCTGTTCGTGATGATGTCCACTCACCTATGGGAGATTTTGAGTATGTGACTAGGGGATGTGGACAAAGAATGGTACCTTTTTTTGATCAGCAGCATCACAGTGAATTACAAAGAAAATTGTCATCAGAAGATTTTGATGATGAAGAGTCCGATAGAAGAAATAGACCATTCCTTGATAATCAGTCATACTGTGATTTTAGTGAGAAGTCACAGCTGAATGATTTCCAATACAGGGGACCTGAACAAAGGCTGAATTATTTTAATGATCATTCAACTCACGAGCCATATGAGGAATATTCTGAAAG agGCTACCATTTTCCTTCTCGTGAGTTCTACGCAGAACCTCCCTTATTTCACAGAGGTTATGGATCTGATAGAGATAATTATAGTAGAACTTGCAG ATCTGATTGCCCTGATGATTACAGGAAAATCCATTCTTCGGAGGTAATTAACAGAGGAGGAAAAGCTAGATTTGCTCCATATTCTTCTTACCCAACCCTTCACTCTTCATCTTCACACCAGGAACTGAATTCAATCTCATTGCGCAGTGGGAGGGAACATCAGTGTGAAATTAAGAGAGAGATGAGCCAGGGGAAAAGATTACCAGTTGTAACAATTGATTATAATTATGGCTTGCCTTTAGACTATGCTTCTGAAGAGGACGACAGAGCTCATTATGAATCACATGCAACAGAGCACTACATTTTGAAATGA